From the Gasterosteus aculeatus chromosome 13, fGasAcu3.hap1.1, whole genome shotgun sequence genome, one window contains:
- the LOC120830954 gene encoding secretory carrier-associated membrane protein 1, translated as MSDFDSNPFADPDFSNPFQDPSVTQVTRSAPPGGLEEYNPFTDARTADPGNAPKATPAPPQQNTQPAIMKPTEEPPAYSQLQAQDQARAQAELLRRQEELEKKAAELDRRERELQSHGAGRKNNWPPLPERFPAGPCFYHDIAVDIPVEFQKTVKIMYNLWMFHAGTLFVNMFGCLAWFCVESSHGVDFGLALLWFLLFTPCSFVCWYRPLYGAFRSDSSFRFFVFFFVYICQFGVHVLQTVGIPGWGTCGWIAALTGLNTNIPVGIIMLLISALFTALSVGSLVMFKKVHALYRTTGASFEKAQQEFATGVMSNKTVQTAAANAAANAATNAARGAFKPQP; from the exons ATGTCCGACTTTGACAGCAACCCGTTTGCAGACCCGGACTTCAGCAACCCCTTTCAG GATCCCTCGGTGACGCAGGTGACGCGATCCGCCCCTCCTGGTGGTTTGGAGGAGTACAACCCCTTCACAGATGCCAGAACG GCGGACCCTGGGAATGCCCCCAAAGCTACTCCTGCCCCGCCACAGCAGAACACACAACCTGCCATCATGAAGCCCACAGAAGAGCCGCCGGCTTACTCGCAGCTACAGGCTCAG GACCAAGCGCGCGCTCAGGCTGAGTTGTTGAGgcggcaggaggagctggagaagaaaGCGGCAGAGCTCGACCGTCGGGAGAGAGAGTTACAGTCCCACGGGGCCG GGCGTAAGAACAATTGGCCTCCGCTGCCAGAGAGGTTCCCCGCTGGCCCATGTTTCTACCACGACATAGCAGTGGATATTCCTGTAGAGTTCCAAAAGACCGTGAAGATCATGTACAACCTGTGGATGT TTCATGCGGGCACGCTCTTTGTGAACATGTTCGGCTGCCTGGCCTGGTTCTGTGTGGAATCATCTCACGGTGTAGATTTTGGCCTGGCACTGCTATggtttctgcttttcacacCCTGTTCTTTCGTCTGCTGGTACAGACCGCTTTACGGGGCTTTCAG GAGTGACAGTTCATTCCgcttctttgtcttcttcttcgtctATATCTGTCAGTTTGGGGTTCACGTTCTACAAACTGTTGGCATCCCCGGCTGGGGAACGTG CGGTTGGATCGCAGCCTTAACCGGCCTCAACACCAACATCCCCGTGGGCATCATCATGTTACTGATTTCGGCTCTCTTCACTGCGCTCTCCGTGGGCTCGCTCGTTATGTTCAAGAAG GTGCACGCGCTGTATCGCACCACCGGCGCGAGCTTCGAGAAGGCTCAGCAGGAGTTCGCAACCGGCGTCATGTCCAACAAAACCGTTCAGACTGCGGCTGCCAACGCTGCAGCCAACGCTGCCACCAACGCTGCCCGCGGCGCCTTCAAACCTCAGCCATAG
- the LOC120830955 gene encoding LHFPL tetraspan subfamily member 2a protein: MCHVIVTCRSMLWTLLSIVVAFAELIAFMSPDWLLGFPRADSGEYRPSLGLYSRCLRIDPRGVGVSCGPYAGTFGEVATGFWQAAMLFLAAGILVLGGVACISVFSMCFQSIMKKSIFNICGLLQAIGGLLLMVGLMLYPAGWGSEKVLGYCGPEALPFRPSQCSLGWAFYAAIGGTLGSFLCAVLSAQAEIATSSDKVQEEIEEGKSLICLL; the protein is encoded by the exons ATGTGCCACGTTATCGTGACGTGCCGCTCCATGCTGTGGACGCTGCTCAGCATCGTGGTGGCCTTCGCCGAGCTCATCGCCTTCATGagccctgattggctgctgggaTTCCCCCGGGCGGACTCCGGCGAGTACCGGCCGTCTCTCGGCCTGTACAGCCGCTGCCTGCGCATCGACccccggggggtgggggtgagctGCGGGCCCTACGCCGGGACGTTTGGAGAAGTGGCCACCGGCTTCTGGCAGGCCGCCATGTTGTTTCTGGCGGCCGGGATATTAGTGCTTGGAGGAGTGGCCTGTATCTCCGTGTTCAGCATGTGCTTCCAGAGCATCATGAAGAAGAGCATATTCAACATCTGCGGACTGCTCCAGGCCATCGGAG gCCTGCTGCTGATGGTGGGCCTCATGCTGTACCCTGCCGGTTGGGGTTCAGAGAAGGTGCTCGGCTACTGCGGGCCCGAGGCTTTGCCCTTCAGGCCGTCCCAGTGCTCCCTCGGCTGGGCGTTCTACGCGGCCATCGGAGGAACGCTGGGATCCTTCCTGTGCGCCGTTTTGTCCGCGCAGGCAGAGATCGCCACCTCCAGCGATAAGGTCCAGGAGGAGATCGAAGAGGGGAAGAGTCTGATCTGCCTGCTCTGA